The nucleotide window AGTGGTTTACAACGAGACAGCTGTTCACAACTTCTTTGATTTTCTCGATTGCAGGAACATTTGTTGCTGCACTTGCACCTAGCTTCGAAATTCTGTTGGTGGCACGGGTATTGCAGGCGATAGGTACAGCGCTATTGTTGCCACTGATGTTTAACACCATATTGGTTATATTCCCGATTGAAAAACGTGGCGCGGCCATGGGATTGATCGGTTTGGTTATCATGTTTGCACCAGCAAGCGGACCGAGTATCTCCGGTCTGATTCTGGCTAATCTAAGCTGGCATTGGATCTTCTGGATTTCCTTGCCGTTCTTCCTGATCTCATTGGTATGTGGTGTGCTGTTCTTGCCGAATATTTCGAAATTGACCAAGCCCAAAATTGATGTACTTTCCATCATTCTATCTACAGTGGGCTTTGGCGGTATCGTATATGGCTTCAGTAGCGCAGGAGGACATGGAGAAACTGGCGGTGGATGGACAAGTCCAGTTGTTATCTCCACGATCGTCATAGGTGCACTGTCCTTGTTGTTATTCAGCATTCGTCAGCTGAGAATGAAACAGCCAATGATGGATCTGCGAGCGTTCAAATATCCAATGTTTACGATTGGTTTGATCCTGATCTTCATCTGTATGATGATGATGCTGTCATCGATGCTGATCCTGCCAATGTATCTGCAACAAGGGATGGCCGTTACACCGTTAATTGCCGGACTGGTTCTATTGCCGGGTAGTTTGCTGAATGGTTTACTGTCTCCGGTTATGGGTCGACTGTTTGACAAGTTCGGTCCGAAGTGGCTTGTGATTATTGGTCTGGCTATCGTAACGGTTGTACTCTTTATGTACACTGGAATTACACCAACAACAACACTGGCCAAAATTATTACGCTGCATGTGTTCATGATGGTCGGAATCTCGATGATTATGATGCCTGCACAGACGAATGGTCTGAACCAATTGCCACGTGAGTACTATCCACACGGTACTGCCATCATGAATACACTGCAACAGGTGTCTGGAGCCATTGGTACAGCAGTTGCAGTAAGTATATTGAGCGCAGGACAATCCAGCTTCTTGAGCGGTGTGGCGAATCCGGAAAGTCCGGAAAATCAACTGGCAGGTTTCACGTCAGGTGTACAGAATGCGTTTGTATTCGCATTAGTTCTGTCGATTATCGGTCTGATTACTTCACTCTTCGTGAAACGGGTCAAAATAGGATCAACGCCAGGACAACAAGGTCCTATGCATTAATCCATTAACTAACAATTATATTCTGATATTGTATAAGAGCGATGTGTTCCTTACCTTAAGGACGCATCGCTCTTTTTGCGTAAGTATTTTGTCTTTTTTGGTGTTGACGTGAAACGGGTTACAGCCATTAGAGTAAGGATATAGCCGGAATATGGTGGTTCAACGAATGAATTTCAGAGCAAATACTTCATGTTCCGGCAAGATTGTATATGTTCATACTAATATAAAAGGGTAATATAGAATGTATTAGTGCAATTTTTAACCATTTCGAAAACGGTTTATATTTTATCTTTACTCAAGGAGACATCGTTATGATAATTATCAATTCCATTGGCAGTAACATCGAAAAGATGCTGTTGCACTACGAAAAAAATGGCCACCTGACGCTACAGGCTTCACTTATCAGTA belongs to Paenibacillus sp. FSL H8-0079 and includes:
- a CDS encoding DHA2 family efflux MFS transporter permease subunit produces the protein MKADSVQNQEETKQYKVFPILFAMLLSGFIGLFGETALNVALTPLMALLEVGPTTIQWLTTGYLLVLGILVPISGTLLQWFTTRQLFTTSLIFSIAGTFVAALAPSFEILLVARVLQAIGTALLLPLMFNTILVIFPIEKRGAAMGLIGLVIMFAPASGPSISGLILANLSWHWIFWISLPFFLISLVCGVLFLPNISKLTKPKIDVLSIILSTVGFGGIVYGFSSAGGHGETGGGWTSPVVISTIVIGALSLLLFSIRQLRMKQPMMDLRAFKYPMFTIGLILIFICMMMMLSSMLILPMYLQQGMAVTPLIAGLVLLPGSLLNGLLSPVMGRLFDKFGPKWLVIIGLAIVTVVLFMYTGITPTTTLAKIITLHVFMMVGISMIMMPAQTNGLNQLPREYYPHGTAIMNTLQQVSGAIGTAVAVSILSAGQSSFLSGVANPESPENQLAGFTSGVQNAFVFALVLSIIGLITSLFVKRVKIGSTPGQQGPMH